The Coffea arabica cultivar ET-39 chromosome 6e, Coffea Arabica ET-39 HiFi, whole genome shotgun sequence genome contains the following window.
acatgaatttgaaattcaaattaagATTAATTATTATGCATGTCAGTACGGAGAAGATTAACCATATATTATTTGATTATACCAAGTTTTAAATTTAGATCAAGtcacattcaaataaactttgTAGAATGACTCGGAACTTTACTCCAAATTCCAAGTAAAAGCCACCACAATGCTAGAAAGAGaagtaagaaagaaaaagacGTAAAATCATTAGGCAGATATATAGTAGTGCTGCTTTCTTTTCCTAACAGCTACTAAAATGTACGCAGCAGGTCTCCTTTGAAGTGGCAGATGCACTGAATCAGCCATTTGCAGATGGGTCATTCGATTTAATTTGGTGTATTGAGTGCGCAGATCACATAAGCGACAAAACAAAggttatttttcttcttctatcCTTTACAATTACtatttctctttattttttttttatcattcttTAAAAAAGATTATCTACCCTACCTGTTGAACGTAGGCATCACATATATGTAATAATATAAAATTCTGCTGATGCTATTTTCTTCTTGATGAAGTTCGTTCATGAGTTGAATCGGGTGGCTGCCCCTGGTGCTACTATCATTTTACTCACTTGGTGTCATAGGGATCTTTCGCCTCTTGAACAAGATTTGCATCCAGATGAGAAAAAGTTACTGAGCCAACTGGAGAGCAGCATTCGTATTAAGTGGATTTCTGCTGCTGATTACATAAATTTATTCAAGTCCTGCTCTCTTGAGGTGTTCAATTGCGGTTCCTTTTTGCTACTTATTTATTCGATCAGTATCACTATTTTTCTTCGtcacaaaattttccttttcccgATTATCTAAGTCTCCTGTTGTTAACTAGGAGATCAAGTATGCAGACTGGTCTCCACACGTTGCTCCATATTATGCAGAAATGAGGAAGATAACGTTGTCATGGAAAGGAATCATGGCGTATGTTAGACATGCTGGTAAGCATTGTGTATTTCACTAGCATAGCCAATTCATTGCCATTATCTATCTTGTAATTTTATTTCACTAGCATAGCCAATTCATTACCATTATGCTATAATCATTAACCATTTCtccatcttttctcaatttcaattaatatAGGATGGAGGCAATTGAGCATCAGGGCGCTGATGATGCCGTCAGTGTTCGAAAAATTTAAAACTGGTCTGTTCAAGTATTGCATTCTTACGTGCCAGAAGCCTCAGTAGTTCACTTCTAGTGATGTTTAATGTCGTCGTATAAATATCACTCCACCATCGATAACGTGTGAATCTTTAAGTATTGCACTTATGTTTTTGGCCCTCAAAAGCCAATTTGTGCTTGTATTGTTCCTCACGACGCGTGAATCTTCTTGATTTTGAGATTtaccattttcccttttttttttgggggggtaaGATCTTCTACTGTTTGTGCAAATGCGTTGCACAAGATCTTGATATTTGACAAGAGTTTCGAATATTAGATCGCAATGGCACGTAACTCGGTAAGATGATGTAATTTGTGCAACTTGGGTCCCTAAACAGTGTAACACTGTTTGTATAAAGTGTAACTCCTTTTTAACCACTTGTAACAAATTGTTCAAAGAGATCTAAATAGTTCAGAGACGGTCCCGCTCCAAATTCTAATTTGTGAGTACTTCAAAGTTCATGGGCAATAAGAGTGCAATTGGAGCCCTATTTTCCATCTTTTTCAAGGATAaacaaaaatgaattaaaaaaatcatcattgatcaaaaaagaaaaactctaTCGTTTGTCTAGCCTCTAAGCATGTTCGAAAATACTTGGTTAATCCCATTTGCTGTCTACCTGTCCTTAGACCTTCTTGAGTTTActattgctctttttttttttttttgtggtgagaatttccttttttttgggccgggggggggggggggggggggggggggggggggttggggcCACAGGTGGAGCGCTTTGACTCAACTTCGTAATGCATGGTATACTGAGAAGTAGCAGACAAACTAGTCTAAGTTGAACTCTCTTAATTGAGTACCTAAAATTGTATGTATCATCGGTGACTAGTCTCTTAGTACCTGAGCCAAGTATAATTTTGAGAAAAGCAAAGTCAAAATTTGGTCTCCAACAGCGGGAGAAGAGAAAACCAAATAGAAGTGTAGAGAAATTTAAGAggccaagaaaaaagaaaagagaaatacccaataaaaaaaaattctattgtATAGTTTCCAAAATAGGcatccaataaaaaaaattctatttcCCATACCTCACTTCTTAAATTCCACcatctttttctaatttttgttttaagttaAAGATGTCTATTCCGTTTCCAATAATTGGAATAATCAAGATCATGTATAATGTACGTCCCAAGATGTATAATGTAATCCAATAATCACGTATAAGATCATGTATAATTCCAATAATTTCACGTATAATGTTCGTAATCCaacaattccaatttcttgttATCCAACTTTCGCTCCTCATCTCCAACCCAAGCTCAAACAGGATTTGGGGCCTTCCAAGTTGTGTAAATAAAATGACTTCAAGTATAAAACATGATCTTTGTACAAATTTAGTTGTACAAGTTACAAACTAAAATTTTACACTAAAATTATACTAGTTTACaccaaataatataaaaattacACAACCTATTCAAGCTAGATAACAACTCAACTTGTGAGATCCAGATTTAGCTGAAACTCGCGGACAAGCATCGTTAGGAACCGGCGCCAGATTGCATTTGTGCTGCTTCGAATCCCATGCCAGCTTGAGTCTGGATTTTTTAGGTGCTACTGACATCAGCCCCCACTAAttaacatgttttttttttttttgagtcttggattttttatttttttttggggtggactaaaatttacatttatttgcttattttaaGGTAAGAATATCTATAAAActtgaatttttaattttaagacTGTCAAACTGGAAATGTCATGCGCAAGATCACCTTAAGAACTTCTTTCAGAAGCATATACAATTTCTAAAGCAATATGAATTATTGAGCACAAGAAGTTTTTGTTTCTAGTCGCTCCTTGTGGAGGTACTAATTTCCTGCTGCAAGCCACCAAGTGTTGCTTTGGGAATACTTTTGGGAGAGTCTTAGATGTGGAATCTTAAAGAGTATTTCTGCAGGGAAAAGTTTTCATTTTAGGGAACAATTCCCGTTCTTTCCCCAAAGGAAAGAATAACAAAATTTGCATTAGTATGACATTAGCAAATGGATGTAACCTGCAATTTTTACTGCAGATCTAACCAAAAAAATGTTTGGTGGTtgtttatattaatttttggtaaaaatcATCACCTATTAAACCATCACTTTAAGAAAGCATAAGGTCACGTGCAGGTTACCCTTTCATGTTTGATCAAGAGTCTGGTGGAAAAGAATTAGGATACTCTATTCGGGAGACGGTCATACGATTgccttgtgcttttttttttttttttttttctggaagaaaataaattgtGTTCCCATTTTGCCATCACAATGGTGGGCATCTAAGAGGTGTgcatttttggtcaaaaaactGATAAAAAACGAGCTCTATGACTAAatgatgcattttttttaatttaagggTCTATTTTAGCTAATTCTAATTGTGAGGGActgaaaaaattaggaaaaatcaTACAAAAcatttctcatattttgtaaaatgacttttgtcgtccctcatttttaaaagtgtacttttatgtcatttacaaattcacattagtCAAATTTGATCCCTACCTAGGTTTCTGACTAATTTTTTGTTAGAATccaccacgtgccttgcacgtgatcattttttaagagcaaaattatcaaattaaaatttacataatccgattcatagtccctcatatttcacaaaaataaattttttcatctcttacattttacaaaatgaattgtttcgtcccttatatttcataaaatgaatttttcagcccttacattttacaaaatatttttttatccctcattgaCCATGTGtatgaacaaatttttaaaaaaaattcatgtatATAGCTATTTAATTTCATCTAAATAATACAAATAACAtgtaatatatttctatttgattttgtcTAAACATACTATTCgggtgaaattaaatagatatatacagaaattttaaaaaaaatattaatttttcactcgttcatttctttttactcgaaaattgaaaacaaagaagacatttaattcTAAACATTATCAAGTGCTTAtattgaattaaatttggacagaaaaaaataaacgaagaaaaagtatgacaaaatgaaataagtgattgacactttcaaattttaaaacaatcacaAGGCAAGAAATTTAACTATTGGTCTTAAAAGGTGACGAGTagaaattttagatttaaatcATAATTTGTTAGCATGACTATAGAATTTGAGTTAGGACCGATTAATTAGATGGTTTTATTAaacaactcaataaatgaatcattaccaaaaaagaaaaggccacaaatattgaatagattaacatggtgaaatcaaatggatatatatgggtttaaaacaaaatttttagaTTTAAACTCATGTATGTATCTATTAAATAGTATGTGTACAACAACAATTTGTTTGTtgaagtgaaatcaaatagatatatacatgaatttttttttttaaaaaaaaaaactattcataCACATGGTCAATAAGAGAtgagaaaattcattttaaaaaatgtgaaaaacgaaacaattcattttgtaaaatataagggtctatagatcagattatgtaaaatttgatttgataattttgtccctaaaaaatgatcacatgcaaggcacgtgataAATTTTGGCCAAAAACTAGTCGAAAATCTAGATGGtgaccaaatttgaccaatgtgaatttgtaagggacgtaaaattacacttttaataGTGAGGGAAGAAAAAAGCTATTTTATAAAAcatgagggacgttttgaacgatttttccaaaaatttatcaaaaattggatggaactaatttgacaatttttcgTTTATTGCAATATAATCAGCATGTGTAATATTAATGGGATCAGGGGTGGAAGGGCCTCACAAGTTTTATTTTCCACAAGTTTGCTCTTTGAAGTAACTGGGTTGGAAAATAGTATACCAAAAGTTTAAATATATTGTAAATGATTTGACATAGAGTGCAATAAAAcgtgaaattactaacttatCCCGAAATCAAGTAAAGTACAACTCCAGATCCAAATCAAGGGCCTGAACTAAACATGTAAATCCCATCTcagaaaaaattattaaattgcaAAGATTGAAATGCACAAGAAAGACATAATCTCAAAGAGTGCAGCTATTACTTAGGAAACACTTTAGTCTTTATTAATTAGAAAAGCACTCAATTCTTTATCCACACGTAAATCACCAATTATATCTTTGATTATTTTCTGTCTGTACTGGTACCTCTCTATCAGTTATGATTTACTCTAAGTCTGTCTGTACTGGTACCTCTCTATCAGCACATTGGCATAAAAAAGACAGTTATTAATCTAAGAAACAATtattaaattgtaaaagttgaaAGAGACAAGAAAGACATAATCTGAAATAGTCAAAACTATTGGAAAAATATTGGAGTCCAAATCGAAGAGATCGACAGCTAGAATCATGTGATCAAGACTTGCAACTACCACTTAAGAGCACTGAATTCTTTATCAACTCATGAATCACCCGGTTGCATTATTGATTATCTATCGGTACGAATTATGAAGTCAATTCGATGTATCAGTCACATAAGATGCAAATCAAAGCTCAGAAGAAATGTAAGAATCGATATCTAGAAACCATTATTGTGCATAATAAATTGTCTTATATAGCAAGTTAAATTCCATCTAgtttctcttaaaaaaaaagacatgaCAATCACATAACCACTCCTCTAGCAAAGGAATCTTAATTCATATCCACCATATCCATAATCGAACAAGAAAGTGTAAAGGTCATCTCTAGTTTACTCTTTCTTCGATTGTGAATTTGGCGGATAATAATTAGGATTCCCTATTCAGGAGGTGGTCATGTGATTGTCATGTGctttttttggaagaaaataaattgtgttcccatttttctatttaaattgTGGGTTACCTAAGAAAGGCACGCACTTTTGGGCTAGAAAACTGATGAAGGAATGAGCTCGCAGACTAAAAGGacgcttttcttttttatattttgatggACTATTTTGACTAATTCTAATTTTGATGGACTAAAAAAAGCTTTTACCGAAAATTTAAGAGACCAATTTggcaatttttcttttattataatataatctGCATGTGACAATATCAATAGGATCAGGGTCTCACAAGTTTGCCTTTTAATGTAATTGAGTTGGAAAATAGTGTACCGTGATTTGAAATATGATGTGATTGAATTGAAAAATGGTGtaataaaatatgaaaatacTAAATACCTGAAATTGAGTAGAAATACAACTTGCAAGGTCTCGAATTGAGATCAGAGGGGCCTCTCCAGAACTAAACAGATAAGTCCAATCTAAGAAATAtatgtgtgtttggattgtaaatcatttgagatatttttactgtagcattttttgtgatgtgatgtatgtgaaataaaaaggtaattgaaaagataaaaagatatattgaaaattgtaatgatgatgtaagtaaatatatttatacaaataATCTCCGGTCCAAACAATTAAATTGCAAAGATTGAAATGCACGAGAAAGACATaatctaaaataatcaaaatccaATCTAAGAAACAATAGTgtaataaaatatgaaattacTTAATACCCAAAAGCGAGTAGAAGTATAATTTTTCAGGCCTCGAATCCAAATTAGGGGAACTCTCCAGAATTAAACATGTAAATCCAATCTAAGAAACAATGGTGTGATAAAATATGAAATTATTAAATACCCAAAATCGAGTAGAGATACAACTTGTCAAGCCTCGTGTCCAGATCAGGGGCCTCTCCAAAACTAAACATGTAAATCCAATCTAAAAAACAATTATTAAATTGCAATGATTGAAATGCACAAGAAAGATATATCTAAAAGAATCAAAATCCAATGCTACATATCTTTATGGGAAAAGACTCAGAGAGCTGGCGTCCGTACATTTCTGGACCAATCTTTCATGGGACAGTAAGGACGGTCCCATTTACAgaataaagggataattttagaaacctccctagGGTTTTTTATAGTCTCATTGCCTTCCGCTgagattttcaaaatatcgGAAATCTCCTCTAaaactagggatggcaatggggtgGGGGACACCTCTCCCAACCCCTGCCCTGTTGCATTTTAATTCTCCCCACTCCGCCTCGCTTCCCCGCGGGAGCACCCGCAGGGGAAGTactaaaattaaatttcattaaactttattatataattttattataattaattttgagcaaataatcaagtactaaaatattaacacatcaccaaattattattcattataaCTTCActattgaaactcataaaaataattaaacaaaggttatttgaatgcaatctaatatgataaaacaaatataactaaaataatcaagttttcacttttgatacaaatacaatcactaaattattattgtattttttttagaaaaaagtgttattgtattaagtgtagttaggaatttaatataaatgtattaataaatttactataaataattaataatttttattaataggcatgtataattagtagtataattaaaaatatcattatatatatataattatgtacatatatatatagtttttcaaCGGGAaaccccccgcccccgccccaacccccacCCCAATGACCCCCTGCGGGGCGGGTGCCCGCCCTCGTTGCCATTCCTACCTAAAACTAATTCGCTAGTAACAAATCAGCccaataaatacaaaaataatataaaattggtgttaggagagagaaaataattTAATTTCATAACTACCCTCAAGTTTTGTTTTAGATAGTTAATTTACTAAGAACAAAATACATCTATTTTAACTTTATCAAATGTGAGACGATGTAACTGTTACAGCATTCATAAAACTTAAACAAAAATCAGCTTTTTAACTCTACAACAAATTTAGCAACTCAAAGTCAGTGACCAAAATGTGACATTTAAGAAAATTCAATGGCTAGAAAAGTAACTTCGCCAAAATCAAATCAAGACAACGTCGTTTAAGTTGGGCCCTGCTTTCCCTAACCAAACGCTGTCGTTTTAGCACCGCAACTTTTCATCAGCGAACCAGGCAAGACCTCGAACTGATCACCTGAATTTGCAGCGGCAAAATTTAACGAAAGAAAGGTGTTGAATCTGTAACTTACTAACTTCCCCACCGACTACCGAACTCTCCATTTCAGTTTTCCCTCCCGAAATCAAAACCCAGAAAGGAATTTTCCGACCATTCAAATCCCGTACAACCGCTGAAAATTGAGTGATCGGATTCCATGTTAACGCCGCCGTTTTCGAGTCTCGGCGAATCATAGCAGGGTCAGCGGCGGGTTAATCAGCAGATAGATTCCTGGTAAACCCttttatcttttgaaaaaatttgatccTGATTAGCCGTTTTGCTGTTCTTGTCTCTCGCGTTTTTGTGAAACTTTTAGTGGGAtgtgttttttctggtttcacATTTTAGTGTAAAACTAGGAGATGGATTAGAGTGCCCAATTATGCCCAGTTAATTTCTAATTATTTTTGTAATCTTGATGGATGTTAATGATAAACTacagatttaggattgcatgaTTGGAATGTATATAATTGATCAAAAACTGTGTCATAAAGAACAAAAGAGGTGAAAATTGTAATACAATATGCCTTTCAGAAAGGTAACAAACCAGAACTACATAATTAGTATCTATCCAACTGGCCAATAGTCACATTGTGCTGTAGTGTTCTCAGTATCCTCATCAGTATTTAAAAACTAGTCTCATAAACGAAATGCAAAGATgctattattaaaaaaatatccataaaccaaaaaaatggaaattagcTTCATACAATTCCACATTAAATGGAGCTATTAAAATTACTTAAATCTTGAATCCAGATGCTAGAATAGCACTCCAATCATAATACTGCAAGATAAAATAAAAGGACTTCATCAATGTTCTTGCCACTTATACTATACATGGGCAATGGAGCTTGAGTGAAGAGGTGTATCATGCTTCACCTAAGAGTTCATGCCAACTTCAGTCCTCTCTTTTGTCCCAAATTCAGAAACTAACCAATAACtataaaaatgatgaaaaaagatTAATTCTATAGCATTTTGTCAAAATTAACTATTCTCGGCTTCTCTTATTCTGCATTCAAAAACAAGTACCTTATTAATTACAAAGTCGCAATAATTTATGCAAGTCCTTAAAGAAGCAAATAAAATACAATCAAGATCAAAACTCCATTACTTTTGAAGTTCCAGTATCCACGTTCTACATGACTCAGGAAAAGGCTGCTAAATCTTAACTAAGGCATAAAGAGGACACATGAGCAACCATCATAGTTAAATCATACTCTTAATAGGCAGAAAAATCACATGGTATTCTAGCGTGTAAATCACATAGATAGACCATATCCTGTTTTAAGCCAAACTTTGACCATTCCACCATGctgaaaaatgccaaaaataattgATAGGGGTCACAATTATATAGTACTCGGTAAGAATTCAACTAAGTAGATAAAAGAAATCTCTGATACGAATCAATATACCACAAGTGAATGATAGGACATTAATTTACCTAAAACAAAActttctcttctctttcttAGGAAGCTCATTGACATCATATTCAACTTGTTTAGACATAATTcataatcaaaacatgagcctTAGTAGCAAAAACCACGACAGAGTGGCAAAAATAAGATCAAATATTCAGagaacaaacaaaaataacttcaaaacAGATGAAGCCAACTTCAGTTATAAAATTTCTTAATATTCTTTTTGAAGATGAGCCTTTTTCCTGACCTTTTTCAACTAAGAAAGTAATCAGTAAAATTAATGATACGAATACAAAACTTTAAATAAGAAATTAGCcctaacaaaagaaaaatgataacCTGAAAGACAGTGGAGAATATTCTTAGCATTTCCTCTGCTTTGTGGACCGAGAAGCTATTTCTCTTTAATCCTGAAATGTTGAGAGAACAGTAGTGTGTTAGGAAAAAGATCAGATGACAGATAGATGGATTTCGTGATCTGAAATCTATTTCTGGTTTTTCTGGTTTCTCAATTCTCTTTTCACTtgcaaaatcacaaaattacagATCACATGACTGTACTGGAAAAAAAATGTGGTAGATAGAAGTAATACCTAGAGAATTCTAAGAGCTAGAGGCTTTAACTTCCACT
Protein-coding sequences here:
- the LOC113723320 gene encoding gamma-tocopherol methyltransferase, chloroplastic-like isoform X3; protein product: MEGEKMDTEGKVETEKMNKAIAMAYDVQSKIVEDLTGDHFHVGFYDSSSVIPGSDVHSAQTRMIEAGLRFASVSEDPSKKPRNILDVGCGIGGSTRYLASKYGSQCKGITLSPVEAERARVLTSAQGLESQQVSFEVADALNQPFADGSFDLIWCIECADHISDKTKFVHELNRVAAPGATIILLTWCHRDLSPLEQDLHPDEKKLLSQLESSIRIKWISAADYINLFKSCSLEIKYADWSPHVAPYYAEMRKITLSWKGIMAYVRHAGWRQLSIRALMMPSVFEKFKTGLFKYCILTCQKPQ
- the LOC113723320 gene encoding gamma-tocopherol methyltransferase, chloroplastic-like isoform X1 yields the protein MEGEKMDTEGKVETEKMNKAIAMAYDVQSKIVEDLTGDHFHVGFYDSSSVIPGSDVHSAQTRMIEAGLRFASVSEDPSKKPRNILDVGCGIGGSTRYLASKYGSQCKGITLSPVEAERARVLTSAQGLESQQVSFEVADALNQPFADGSFDLIWCIECADHISDKTKFVHELNRVAAPGATIILLTWCHRDLSPLEQDLHPDEKKLLSQLESSIRIKWISAADYINLFKSCSLEEIKYADWSPHVAPYYAEMRKITLSWKGIMAYVRHAGWRQLSIRALMMPSVFEKFKTGLFKYCILTCQKPQ
- the LOC113723320 gene encoding gamma-tocopherol methyltransferase, chloroplastic-like isoform X2 codes for the protein MEGEKMDTEGKVETEKMNKAIAMAYDVQSKIVEDLTGDHFHVGFYDSSSVIPGSDVHSAQTRMIEAGLRFASVSEDPSKKPRNILDVGCGIGGSTRYLASKYGSQCKGITLSPVEAERARVLTSAQGLESQVSFEVADALNQPFADGSFDLIWCIECADHISDKTKFVHELNRVAAPGATIILLTWCHRDLSPLEQDLHPDEKKLLSQLESSIRIKWISAADYINLFKSCSLEEIKYADWSPHVAPYYAEMRKITLSWKGIMAYVRHAGWRQLSIRALMMPSVFEKFKTGLFKYCILTCQKPQ